The sequence CTCTGGCAAAAATGTAAACGCGGTTAGTTAGAAAAATCATCCATCGCTCATTGATTGTAAACTTACTTCAGGTACGTGTAGCAAGAGCATTCGTGTGGTTCATCCGACAAGTCACCGCAATCGTTTCTTCCATCACAGAACTTACTTTTGTCTACGCATTGGTGCTCCCCGCAGCGGAATTGTGTCGGCAGACATGCAGTGGAGGTATCGTTGCGCGCATTGCACGCTTCAGGACGCTCGTCAGAATTGTCATAACAGTCCATTTTGTTATCGCAGACCAACGAATGGCCAATACATTTTCCGTATCGGCATCGCATGCCATCGCAAAGTGGTTCTGGAAATGTGTAGTCACATTGTTTGTTACCTAAGACATGCTGGATGTCggtgtagaattccttcagcGAGATCATTTTGACAACCTCGTTGAACCCGCAGAGTCCGTGTTTGTTCAGATAGAAACCGACAGGATACCATCCGGAGAGGACCGTTTTGCAGACAACTACGCCGCTTCGAGTGGCACCTGAAATTCACGGTTCTCAGTAGGTTatgaaaagagaaaacgattgATCGTACCTTCAGTGTAGCAATGGTCTGCGTGGTAAGTGCCCTTATTCGGATCCAATTGGTAACAGATGTGTTTCTCCGGCTGGTGACCACAGTGGGTCATGTTTATATGGACCCTCAGTGTTCGTGTTCTACCGTATTTATCCTGACCAACGGCTAAGCACTGGTTATCTTCGATGTTGTGGCTCCTTAAACCATTATTGAAAATCgattacaaaaatattaaaaacaaaataaagacTTACTTTTCCGGAATGAACGTCGGTAGAACATGTCGAGTGTAGGTCAAATTCTTTTCCAGATGCAGCATCACCACTCGAGCTTCTGGTAAAAAGTGGTAACAGTCCACCCGTACGATCTGTTCATAGGGTCCCGATATCTTCAGATAGGACTTGGCTCCCCCGGTAACCACCGAAAGGTAATCGTTCTTCAGGTTGATCAGTCTCATGCAGGAACTATCGACCACAATCCAGTTAACGTCGATTATGATGGCACTGCACAAGAACACTCCTTCCAAGTAGATGTCGGCATTCCAGGGCCAATCGTAGTCATCGCCGAAATTTTCAATGAACTCAATGTGGTCGTTTTCATGGAAGGTGATGTGCGGTTTGGTACTCATTGTATCTATTGGGTTGACGGGACGGATGTTAACCTGCACTGGTTTCTCCTTGTGTTGATTCTCGTAGTGACTAATTTCGTGCTCGGTGGCATTGATGAACGGAACGCAGGCGATGTGCAATGCCTTGCATTGTGGCTCCGAAGATATGTTCCTGTAGGACATGATCAGTAGAGGCTGATGTTCCAAATCGACTGTATCGTTTTTCAACGGCTCAAACACGGTTTGATAGTAGCTTCGATAACCACTGAAAAAagataaattaaacaaatatcGGACAGCTCGAATGTCAAATGGACTTACGCAAACCCTAAGAACgaacatatttttccaattgaTTCCACTGATTTGTTGTCGACTTGCATTCCACAAATCAAATTCCATGTTCCGTTGGTATTTTTGGTGGCCAATCCTTCGTATTTAAATTCTGTGAGATTGTTCGCATCAAAGTAGACCTTGTTTCCGTCGGTAAGGGCAACTGAAACAAATAAAATCTAAACTTAGTAGGCGCTCGCCATGGTAACGATTTGGACGAAACCTACGACAGTCAAGTTCGTCTTCGTGGAGTGGGCAATCCGGTATCGTGTCGCATAATTTACTCTCATCGATGCAAACCTTACTCATTCGGCACGGATATTGTCCTGTTTCGCACGAAACTGATTAAAAATAGCGTTAGTAAGCGTTCGACAATTTGACTCAAACATATCTTACAGCAATTCTCCTCGTCGGTTAAATCCAAACAGTCCGTCTTGCCATCGCAAATCAGGAAGTCGTACTTATCGGTCAGATAATCTCGACACGTGCACCGTTGTTCGTCGGTGCCATCTTCGCAGTCGATGATGCGATCGCAGTAGTGCGCAATGTTGATCGATTGATGTATTCTGGGGACGAAAAGCGCAGTAAGCAATAGTTTAAACTATTCTTCGTACGTAGCTGAACTTACTTGGAACAAACAAAACGCTTGTTTCGGAAGACGGTTTCATTCGTTGCCGTCGTTTGGTTCTTCAGCGATGTGTGCAGATAATGCATGGACAGTCGGAACTGTTTCAGTCGACTGTTCTTCTTCTCGACCAGTTGGTGAATTTCGCTCAGGAACGGATGCTCATCGGTTGTGGTGTGCACAGCTTTAGTCTCGATGGTTTCGATTTGGGTTTCGCTGTGCTCTAAGTCTCGATGAGCAGCTGTTGTAGAGCTGGTGGAGTCAGTTGTAGTACTGGAAGGATCTGGAGGGCTTTCTGTCGGTGAACTTCCGACCAAGTCATCCGATGCAGAATCGCGACTCGTATTTGGCGAATTGGAGCTCATCGACATTTTGGTGGTTGAATTGTAGAAATAGTCCGACTGATTGGTAGTCGATGAAATGGAGTCTGTGGTAAATGACACACTGGTTTCGGTAGTGGAACTTTCTAAGTATCTGCTCTCGGAAGTTTTGTCAGCCTCATAAGAGTTGACTGTTGTAGCATTGTTATCTACTACGGAAGACATTGTAGAGGTACTCAGGACAGTTGCATTGGGTTTATCTGACAATATCTCGCTTGTTGCAGATGTAACCTCTATTTCAGATTGGCTTGTATGGAGAGTAGTTTCAGTAGTGGGCTCTATTACCGCACTATAATCCACTTTTAAATAGTGTTCTGTTGAAGATATAACATCTGAAGATTCGGTAGAACTGATGGAATATGATGTATGATTAGTTGTAATTGTGGCATAGTCAACTGTAGGAGAACTTGTTGTCTGCTCCGTGGATATTGCAGCACTGTAATTTAGAGTGGAAAATTTAATTTCCGATATTGTAGAAGTTGATGTACTTGACGTTGTCGTACTGACAGATGTAGTAACAGATTCGGTCGTTGAGTTGCTAATGTTTGCATCCATTGCTGACGTTACAGTTTGAGTAATCGTCGTAGTTGTTTCTTCATTTTCCTCGGATGAAGAGGAGTTCTCGTCTGAGGCGCGTGTTGTCATATTTGCGGCAGTGGTGTGTTCGGTTGTATAAGCTTCAGTAATTTTGCGTAAATGAGTCACGTTCAGAGTACCAGCGTCTGTTCTAGGCGTTGTTTGAACTGTTTCTTCAGTAGGCGCAGTACTTGTAGTTGGACGAGTAACGTATGGAGTAGTACTGGATTGATCAGAGGTTTCTGCAAGAAAATCGATCTTTGGAGTTGTAGTTCCTGTGACAGCAGTTGAGGTCGAACTAGTTGTGGTTCTGTTTGCTAGACTTATTACTGTTGAAGTTTCTTTGACGGATTCAGCAAGCAGTTGATCCAGGGAACAATTCAATTCGTCTTCCCCTCCTAGACAGTCAACTTTTCCGTTGCATCGTTTCTTTTTTGCTATGCAGTAAGACACCCCAAATGAACACTGAAAACCGGGACATGTCAGACGAGTGTTGGAAGGTGGCAACATTTCACTCGTCTTCTTGATTATCCATTCATTGAAAAGCGCAACTCTAGTGTAGACCCCAGGCTCGTTAGGTCTGGCACAGCCTTCTCCGTGACTGACCACGCCAGCTAGGTACCATTCATGAGGACTGCTTACGCTGACGCATACAAACGGTCCACCCGAATCGCCTTGGCAGGCATCGTGCCCTCCGCCCATTTCTGCTGCACAAATGCCCAGTCCATCACGATCATTTTTGTGTTTGCAGAATGGCAAGATCGGTACTGTTACATGCATCAAATGATCCGCTGGAATGTAAACAACATCGTAAAACCTGGTGAGCTTCATGGAGACTTGTTGCAATCACAGTAGTCATTGTCTTTGAATAAGCACCGAACTAGTCCGTTATGTCATACAATCTAAGTTGCTATAGCAACACAGTCAGTTATTCTAATCGGTTGTTTTCATTTCACTCTGCAAAAGTTCAAATTGTTTAAACAAATTAGTTAGACAAAAATGATTAATAACTATGATGGAAGCTGAGCTGGATTACCGGCCGCAGTGAGGCCTTCTGGAAGCGGACGGATCAACGCAGTCACTTAGTCAATCATCGAAAAGCTGAAGGGTCGCGAAAACGAGGGCAAGCAATCACGACGCCACAATTTTCCTGAGCCTGGAAACGACGAATTACCGTCTCGTTCAGGACGCTAAGAATTCCAACGAAGGTTGCGACATGCCACGGAACGCTTTTCAGGACACCGGTAtgaaggctggtttacagttcggaaaacgtatCGAACGTATTTGGTCTCccatgtaatttaaatgaaagCGGGATTTGCGTTTCCCATGACAGGAGAAAAAGTCTACACGAAAAAATAGTTTCCCAAAAAATGGTATAAGCCTAATCGCGGGAAAAGTGTATGGTTAAACATCCCATTTCTACACATGCAAATTCCGCGAGGAAACAATCAGATttgaatttattccaaatttattATGGAAAGAACCTAGTGAAGTGGGTGGTaaaatcggcaccaacatttcaaaagggcgtaactgcttttgtaaacaagggcttctcacgtctctggtgggctaatttgtgctcacccacgcaatccagcacaattaaatgaaagaagaggattcgatgCTACCATCAGTGgtattggattgcgtgggtgggctcaaattaacccaccagcgccgtgagaagcttttgtttacaaaagcagttacgcccttttgaaatgttggtgccgaaatgTTCGAAGTGTGAAGAGAAATCTGAGtaatgagaagcgagaattaaaaaatgagaagtgagcagtgagcagAAACTAGTGataagtgagcagtgagaataagaagaaaaattagaagtgagagttgaatagtgagaagtgaaaagtgaaaagtgttcAATGAGAAGTGtaatttgagaagtgagaagtgtaaaatgagaagtgagaaatgagtggtGGGAAGTGAAGACaagaatagtgagaagtgagcagtgagaattgagaatgagaagtaagaagtgtacagtgagaaatgagtagctagaagtgaggagtgaaatgtgagcagtgaaaattgagaagtttgAATGAGAATTGAGGAATGAGTTGTGAGACGGCCGCTTCTCTCTCTCACTCATCCTCTCTCACCCATTCTCTCTCACTTGCTCACTCTCTCTCACACTCGCTTACTTACTAATTCGCTCTAACTCATTTCCACTCtatcactctcactcactcattcactatcactcactcactcactctccactctcactcactcactcactgcAGCATCACACATGTCATAGACGAGTTACTATGACCTATACACAACCAAATGAAGCCATATATAAGTTGCTACAACCAAATCTATCTGAATTGTGTTACTCGCGTCACTTACTCACTAACTTACCCACTTACTCTCACTCCCGCACTCTCACTCATTCACTTTCTatcactcattcactcactttagAGGCGAACCAGTCTCCGGCTGAAAACCTTTTTAATAAAgctataatataataataattcactcacttactcactctcaATCACTTTCACTCACTCTCTCTTACATGCTCTCTTTTACTCACTCTCATTCACTCATTAACTCTCTCTCACTCAcgcactctcactcactcacccaATCTCATACACACTCGGTCTCACTCTCTCACTAATGCTCACTCATTTTCACTCAACCACtcgttcactcactcactcattcactctcactcactcattctcaTACACACACTCAATAACTCTCACTCTCACTTTGATTCACTCACTCATCCCCACTTACTTATTCATTCTCACTTTCTCTCTCTCCCATTCAATCTCTCTCCCATTcaatctctctctctctctctctctctctctctctctctctctctctctctctctctctctctctctctctctctttctctctctctctctctctctctcttaaTCTTTATTTCTCCCTTTTCTCGTTATATTTCCCTTTTGTTGCTCGTGTGTGTTTGTATAAAGAAATCCGAACCAAAACCCAGAAGTGTAAACTCAAGCACGGGCATGGAAACGCAAATTCTCAAAACCCGAAGCAAAATTGTGAAGTGTAAATCCAATCCTAGCAAAATCCCGCAGACCCGTTTTTcgagctgtaaaccagccttaaCCAGGGAAATCGGAAGCTAACCTCAATTCGAATGCGTAGCGTAGAATCGTATGTTGATTAGCTGATGTCCACTGCACATAAGCTTGCAGGGATCGGCTTCAAGGTCGACGACATATGACTTGCTGCGATGATGCTGATGGGGCTACCGGAGTACTATGAACCCATGATTATGGGACTCCAAGCATCGGGCACTGTATTGAGATCGGGTGCATACTTTGCAAGAAGTGAAGTTTGTCGTGTGCTTGTAAAAATACCAACAAAGAAGGTGTGTTGTAATCGAATCCAAATGGCGTGGCACTTCGGTGACGTGCCACAACTGCAAGAGCGGGACATCTTCCAGTGAAATGACCACAGAAACAAAATACAGATAGACAGTCTGGGAAAGCTTTGTGCAGCGTTTTTGCGATTGGAGAGGTAAACGACAAGGACTGTCATTTCGCTTCTGGAGCCACAATCGCATGCAAGTTGTACGTATCCAATAGAGCACAGTGGGAAATTTGTTGCGATTCTCCGTTTTTTATGATTGATTGTCTTTTGAAGGCACCTTTTGAGATTGCTGGGAAGTGATTAATTCACCTTTGACAATTTTTGCCTGTCTTTGTTAATTCACTCGCTTGAGCTTTCGGGAGTGAGTTGCGAATTTTGATGTAAATTGATTTAGGCAAAATGCCATTGTTCGATTCACAATCTCTTGTGAAGCAGGAGTGGCATGCGTGGACTAGCATGGAGAACATGGAGGAGTTCTTGGTAATGTATGACGATGACGATGTGCGTATTGCAGTTTCGCATGAAGAAACTTGACGAAGTGTGCGACAAGTATTGTGAAGTACTAGTGCAAATCGATAGACAATAACACTGAAGATCTGGATATACAAGGTGCAGCTAAGGATGAATCAGGCGCAAATAGACCGCAGGACATAACTGAGGTTCAGAAGAGGGAGAATGAAGAAATCTTTAAGGAATTCGAGAATAAATACATCAGACTGCTGCTTCAGCAGTTATTTTGGTAGATGATCGGAAACGCTTTGGATGTATCGGGACGCAAGAGGCGGGCGAAGCGTTTCAGCAGTTACGGATAAAGTATCCAGAGACGAAGCTGCCTACTTTCTCTGGCAAGCTCTGTGAATGGATCCACCTTCGGGACAATTTCAAGTCATTGATCCACGACAACAATCAGTTGTATTGCATTGACAATTTCAACTATATCCGAACGTCATTGAAGGGTGAAGCTCAACTCCAGATCAACCAAATGGAGGCCAAATACGAGAATCACAAGCTGTTTGCTCCAGAAAACTCCGAGGTGGCTCCGGAAGCGGTCatagccgtcaatggtccattttatactcatacttcccttcctgatagaaaaccatgaaaaacgatccgtcgaatgaccagttttggcgctaaaactggaatgtccccttctacgggttccccggggacaatccgtaggtcccggaagcggtcaaagccatcaactgtccattttatactcatacctcgcttcatggtagaaaaccatgaaaaacgaaccgtcgaacgaccagttttggcgctaaaactggaatgtccccttttacgggttccccggggataatccgtaggtcccggaagcggtcatagccatcaatggtccattttatactcatacctcgcttcctgatagaaaaccgtgaaaaacgaaccgtcgaatggctagcttcggtgccaaaactgaaatgtcccctctacgggttccccgggggcaccccagcgacttcagaatccgtctttttggttggtttttcattctagaCGTGACAGAAGACTTCtggaatgtaatcataatgGAAGCTCGGTTaaaaagcttgattcaaatgaatttgtggcctggtcccttttaaaactcccgatcggcaccgattctaaacaaatggccatatctcacttgattctggtccgatttcgaatatcaacatatggttccaatcaggaAGAGCCctagtttatttgtggttactaataatATTCTGTTTTTAACCAGAATTTATTctaatacccaccacaaatttacggttctgaacctaccttcgaaaaactcggaatatctccggtatccgaAGGCCATGGTCGGTTTCATGAGCATATGgtgaaactacattaaatttctagttcaggcatccctgaattgtccaaatcggataatatttgacatagttacaatacatctaattatgcccaaaatttgcctatcccagttattttggacatcccctgtacAGCTGGAATGGATTTTTACTGGAAGTATTCCAGAAGCCTCTGTGGTCATCTACAACACGGTACCCTAGCGATATAAAGGCGTTGTAGACAGCGTTCATGCACGAATACTTGCTAATGGGTCTCATGAAAGAAGCCGTAAACGACAGCGAAGATGAAGATTCTGGTCCGGAATATTGTATCCCGCACACTGCGCTGAAGCCCGTCAGCACGACTACAAAACTGAAAGTTTTCGTTGCATCCTGCGCTACTGTGGTCACAAGAACGACAAATCATTAGCCTGGTGATTATCGGAAGGAAGGGTTGATTATGGAAGCAGAAAAAGTAATTGAGTTAGTAGAGAAATGTTATAGAAGTTTGAAAATTGAAGAAGTTGGTAGAAGAGAAAGTTAAAAGGAGTTAGTGTGAAAGACTGGACATCCAGGTAATTCTATTACTGTTCATAAACTGCCACTGAACCCCAAGCCAGGCCCTACTCTAGATTTATACGCTAACCGCCTTTTTGTGTTTCCCATGTTGCCATCAGGATCTAgcggtttttgtttttaaaaaccCCCTCGTGGTTTTAATATAAAACGTCATCGCGGTTTCCTGCCGTTCTAAGACCCGATACCTGCCCTAGGAGAGTGTGTCCACCAAGTGCGCCATAAAACCAGGTTTTTCCAAGTACGTCCACGAACGCAGTGCGCGGGGCCCCGAAGATCGAAGAAGAAAGTGTTGGGAGAAGTGAAGAAGTAAGGAACTGAAAGGTAGGAGGCAGAGATAAGGAAATGGGAGGCGTCGTCTGGTGTTTGAGGACGGACGCATCAGGAAAGAAGTAGGACGTCAAGGACGGAATAAAGTGTGCACGAAATAAAGTGGGAGTTTTTCACGAGAAAACTTTAGTGTTTTTCTATCGCGGAGTGTCTCGAGCGTAAGAGCCGATCCTGAGCCTTGTAGAAGGGGGTCTCACCAGTGCTGGGAGTAACACGGCTCTGGCCCCCAGTAAGTTGCAGATTCTGGTCGCTGAGTGTGAGAAACTTCGCCAAAAGCGTAACGCATGAATGCGGCAAATGTTTCAGAACAAAACTAATGGTTCACGAACAGCCGAAGGCCTGCTACTGTCTTCCAACGGGTGGGAATTGATCACTGTAGACCCTTCGAATTGCAGCCTGGAACGAGCAAAGGTGCTCCTGTGAAATGTTTCCTCTGCTTGTTCTTTTGCAGTGCGTGTAAAGCCATTCACATAGAGGTAGTTATGGACCTACCTACAGAAACATTCCTTGTCGCTCTGAGAAGATTCGTCGCCATACGTGGAAAGTCAATCGAAATATACTGTGACAAAGCGACCACGGAGGCAGCTCAGTAAGTTAGACCGCATGTTTCAGCGACAGTAGCTTCAAAAACAGCTTTGCGCAGAAACCTCAAGAGACTCAATAACCTTCAAATTCATAACAATCAAGTCGGCGGCTTGTGGGAAGCCGCGGTGAAATCGCTGAAGGGTCATTAGTAACGGGATGTTGAAACCTGATGAAATGGACACTGTCGAAGCTCAGATAGAGATATTCCTGACTCCGCTTAGCAACGACCCGAACGATTTGGAAGCATTAACTCCAGGTCATTTCTTGGCGCACCGACCGCTCATTGCGATGCCCGAGCTTAGATTTCTGGAGCTACCGGAGAACAGACTTTCCAGGTAGCAGATGATGCAGCGGTTCAACCAAATGATCTGGAGACTGGTCAAATGATTACCTGTCGAATCTTCAGAGTCGCAACAAGTGGACAAAGCACCGGAACAACTTGAACTTCGGAACTATGGTTCTATTGAAAAAGGACAATATTCCACCTCTCAAGTGACGATTTCACCAAGAACAGAATTCACCAAGCCTGGGAGGAATCGACCTCTGTTCCAGAATTATAGCTATAATGTAAATTAGTTTTAATTGTTTCGAGTAAACTCAAGGCGGCCGGAATGTTAAAGATAGTAAGGGCACAAACACCACACACGATCCGCCCGGATCGTAAGTAGAGGATCACGGCTATGCGCGATGAAATTAAGGCGCGAGAAGAGAATGGAACTTTGGAGCTGTCTACCCTTCCAAGCGACAGGAAGGCTATACGGAACAAGTGGGACTACAAAACAAAACGAGGCCCATCTGGTAACATCGAGCGATACAAGGCGCGCTTGGTGGGGAAGGAATCGATTTCGACGAAGAACACTAAGCTCAACAAGGCGAATTTGGGCATGAGAAGTAGAAGTAGATCCGTGCTTGTACTTCCGAATCGATGGTGACAAAATGATTTTCATCACTATTTATGTGgacgatttcatgatttttcaccaACAATGCCAAACTGAAGGTTGAAATGGTTTCTCCACAATCGCTTCAAGATGAATGATCTTGGTCAAGCAACTTTTTGCTTGGGTCTGCGGATCACACGGGCCCGGAAGAACGGTAAGCCGTGGATCCATCAAGAGCACTACAtcgcacagtgttttatttcgtcattttcacaaTCGAAATACAGAAACACAAAAAGTGTTAattttggatatagggtttgttcacagaagtttcaagatatttagaagcgcatctttcgataaaaacagtttgatgattaatccccctaaaagtgagttgtaaaaaaaaaatttcggtaCCACGGGACGTTCTAGAGCAAGGAGTTGTCGAGTTGGGCTATGTGAGCACGAAACAGCAGCTTGCAGATGTGTTTACAAAAGCCCTGACTAGAGTTAGAAGTGAATAAGAGGCTTTGTTGCTTAGGAAGGAGTGTTGCAATCGCAGCAGTCATTGACTTTGAATAAGCACCGAACTTATCCGTTTCGTACCCCCTGTTATATAATCCATGTTACCATAACAACACATGGCATATCGTAGCAACCTGCGGTTagaactgaaattaaactttcaTTAGTCGTTAGTCAGTCATTCTAACCGGTCGTTTTCATATTCTCTCTGCAAAAATGTTTGACTTACGCGATCCGCCATGCTCTACGAGTGCTCCCCAACCTATAGCTGTGCACATCGTTCCCGGCTTCGGACCCCAAATCCAGTCCCGATCGTTTGTAGTCATGTGCCGCTCCGGTAGACAAATCGGTCTTACCCACCGATTGTACTGGAAAGGCCTGTCCGAATGCATCAGTGCGATGTCGTTGATCATCTTTTGAGGACTGTATCCATGATGAATTAGAACATGTGTTGCTGTTGAAATCTGAACATGTGGTGAAAAACTTCGCCTTCGAAGTAGACCCGCCCTCAGTTCATAATGGTGTCTATGGAAATTGTCGCAACAGTGAGCTGCCGTGATGATCTATGGAGAAAAACGGTTAAAAAATATTCGTTGCAATATTTTTACATCAACCTACccaatgttcattgaagatgCTGCTACCACAGTGGAACTTCCCATCTCTGAAAATGCCGACAATAAACGGATACGCGCCAGATTCGGCTTTCGTCCCACCTACGATCTGCAAAATCTCCGAAGCATTTCTTTTACCCCTTATTTTGATACGAACGTTTTCCATCTCGCTCTGCTTCGTCGATCCACACTTTGGTGGTGGGCATTTGACATAGTTGATCAGTCCATTACAGGTATCCGTGAACTCCGGTTGAAACACGTGATGACTTCGCAAATTTGGTTGGATAAACGGCCCCGGAAGATCCCCATGATGCTGCACAATCACCGGATCTCGATGCGATGGCCCCAATTCCGCTTCACAGGCCTCTTTCGCCAACGATAATGGGTTATGGCATACCGGATACCACTTGCCCTTATAATTCCGATGCAGTATTCCCACCGAGTGGCCAACCGTGAACGCCAACGGGCTCCTCAGGTCTCGCACCAACATCGTACAATCTTGTTCGTCCTTCCCATTCAAACAGTTACTGAAACCGTCGCACTTCTCGATCAACGTGAAGCATTTTGTTTCGGAATGATGCGATGCCTGGAACTCGAAGAACGTGTTGAAACACGAGAAAGAGAACTTGTCGCAACTGAAACAGCCGATTTCATCTTCTCCGAGTGGACAGTCCACGTAACCGTCGCAGCGTCTTATCTCCGGTAATCGTGACAGGCAAGAGCAATGCGTTTCATCGCTTCCATCGAAACAATCCACTCGAGAGTCGCACAGATGCGAACTCAGAACGCACTGGACACCATCCGCACAAGGAACCTTGCCCCGTGGGCAGTGTCGGTGATGGCCACGTGCCCTGGCGCCGGTCATCATTGAAACATCATCGAGATCTTGGGTCGCCTTCAGAGCAACGGAATCATTGCCTAACGCCGATTTTTCAGTCGAAGGTGGAACCACAAGACTACAAAGCAGTTGAGCACCGTCAAGATCTGCATCATCTCCTGTTCTTCTCCCAGGAAGGTTATGGATGTTAACTGGAACATTCATCACACCTAGAAAGAAACAAAACATATTTGAGTGAGCATTTTCCGGATCTAATTTCTTTCGGCACGAACCTTTGGGGAAGTCACCACGTGGCTCGATGATTGTTTCGATCACGGGATCATTCAGCAGGTGCTGCGAAGTGAACCCATCGGCTAGTGGAAGTGACTTACCTGCTGGGTAGCTTTGACCTCCAGCATAGACCGGACGCATGGCTCCATATGTTGGCGGAACCTGGTAGAAGCAAAAGTGGTTCGGGTTGAAGCCTCCGTAAGCGGAGTTCAGCAGGACCTGGGATGTGGCCTTGTGCGATTCACCGGTAATAGGAATGCTGGTTTGGCCGAGTGCGCCAAACTGCTGTGCCTGGAAGTGCTGCTGATTGCTGGTGAGAGTTTTGACGGGCGTTGGATTCTGCTGACTTCTCAGTTGATCACAGAGATTGAGGAACGGTCCACTAGCGGCTACCGTTGGCTGGGGTGAGTATTTGAAGGTTCGCGAATCTGTTGATTCTATGGGGGCGGGTAGGTCATGATTGAATTGGTCCCTGTT comes from Armigeres subalbatus isolate Guangzhou_Male chromosome 2, GZ_Asu_2, whole genome shotgun sequence and encodes:
- the LOC134213964 gene encoding serine protease nudel — its product is MERGGMKKSKECKTTSSKTESDQQRSAFPDSIVDTLFEEYGRPPPPFHEDQLDQPKLPVEVHDFIMGRSRNRDQFNHDLPAPIESTDSRTFKYSPQPTVAASGPFLNLCDQLRSQQNPTPVKTLTSNQQHFQAQQFGALGQTSIPITGESHKATSQVLLNSAYGGFNPNHFCFYQVPPTYGAMRPVYAGGQSYPAGVMNVPVNIHNLPGRRTGDDADLDGAQLLCSLVVPPSTEKSALGNDSVALKATQDLDDVSMMTGARARGHHRHCPRGKVPCADGVQCVLSSHLCDSRVDCFDGSDETHCSCLSRLPEIRRCDGYVDCPLGEDEIGCFSCDKFSFSCFNTFFEFQASHHSETKCFTLIEKCDGFSNCLNGKDEQDCTMLVRDLRSPLAFTVGHSVGILHRNYKGKWYPVCHNPLSLAKEACEAELGPSHRDPVIVQHHGDLPGPFIQPNLRSHHVFQPEFTDTCNGLINYVKCPPPKCGSTKQSEMENVRIKIRGKRNASEILQIVGGTKAESGAYPFIVGIFRDGKFHCGSSIFNEHWIITAAHCCDNFHRHHYELRAGLLRRRSFSPHVQISTATHVLIHHGYSPQKMINDIALMHSDRPFQYNRWVRPICLPERHMTTNDRDWIWGPKPGTMCTAIGWGALVEHGGSPDHLMHVTVPILPFCKHKNDRDGLGICAAEMGGGHDACQGDSGGPFVCVSVSSPHEWYLAGVVSHGEGCARPNEPGVYTRVALFNEWIIKKTSEMLPPSNTRLTCPGFQCSFGVSYCIAKKKRCNGKVDCLGGEDELNCSLDQLLAESVKETSTVISLANRTTTSSTSTAVTGTTTPKIDFLAETSDQSSTTPYVTRPTTSTAPTEETVQTTPRTDAGTLNVTHLRKITEAYTTEHTTAANMTTRASDENSSSSEENEETTTTITQTVTSAMDANISNSTTESVTTSVSTTTSSTSTSTISEIKFSTLNYSAAISTEQTTSSPTVDYATITTNHTSYSISSTESSDVISSTEHYLKVDYSAVIEPTTETTLHTSQSEIEVTSATSEILSDKPNATVLSTSTMSSVVDNNATTVNSYEADKTSESRYLESSTTETSVSFTTDSISSTTNQSDYFYNSTTKMSMSSNSPNTSRDSASDDLVGSSPTESPPDPSSTTTDSTSSTTAAHRDLEHSETQIETIETKAVHTTTDEHPFLSEIHQLVEKKNSRLKQFRLSMHYLHTSLKNQTTATNETVFRNKRFVCSKIHQSINIAHYCDRIIDCEDGTDEQRCTCRDYLTDKYDFLICDGKTDCLDLTDEENCFSCETGQYPCRMSKVCIDESKLCDTIPDCPLHEDELDCLALTDGNKVYFDANNLTEFKYEGLATKNTNGTWNLICGMQVDNKSVESIGKICSFLGFAGYRSYYQTVFEPLKNDTVDLEHQPLLIMSYRNISSEPQCKALHIACVPFINATEHEISHYENQHKEKPVQVNIRPVNPIDTMSTKPHITFHENDHIEFIENFGDDYDWPWNADIYLEGVFLCSAIIIDVNWIVVDSSCMRLINLKNDYLSVVTGGAKSYLKISGPYEQIVRVDCYHFLPEARVVMLHLEKNLTYTRHVLPTFIPEKSHNIEDNQCLAVGQDKYGRTRTLRVHINMTHCGHQPEKHICYQLDPNKGTYHADHCYTEGATRSGVVVCKTVLSGWYPVGFYLNKHGLCGFNEVVKMISLKEFYTDIQHVLGNKQCDYTFPEPLCDGMRCRYGKCIGHSLVCDNKMDCYDNSDERPEACNARNDTSTACLPTQFRCGEHQCVDKSKFCDGRNDCGDLSDEPHECSCYTYLKVTQPSTICDGIRNCWDKSDENPRLCKCTNSTFQCGDSEICVPYDHVCDGDNDCPGKEDEQFCYALQQNKAETNYGEVMQQTHGIWHSKCFPKNDKYDNQTIKEICNRIGYLQVRKVFGMKMLHESRLRTDNRTHDPVDRLRSAATKAVVLNQFSKVAINGKQKFFMKPSRPLFTLVNWDAEDEQNCDRLQISCEE